One Prunus dulcis chromosome 8, ALMONDv2, whole genome shotgun sequence DNA window includes the following coding sequences:
- the LOC117636831 gene encoding arabinosyltransferase RRA2-like, whose translation MVGRREKAQSFCKSRVGVAIAIGVLLGCVFALCFPNGFVSISNPAPILNHRFVKSISQVGSTLCEPSERINLLKSEFVAASEKNAELKKQVRELTEKIRLAEQRKDQAEKQVLVLGDQKKAGPFGTVKGLRTNPSVLPDESVNPRLAKILEKVAVNRELIVALANSNVKQMLEVWFTNIKRVGISNYLVVALDEEVAKYCESKDVPVYKRDPDKVIDSVARTGGNHAVSGLKFRILREFLQLGYSVLLSDVDIVYLQNPFFNLYRDSDVESMTDGHDNRTAYGYNDVFDEPGMGWARYAHTMRMWVYNSGFFYIRPTIPSIELLDRVANRLSREQAWDQAVFNEELFFPSHPGYEGLHASRRTMDFYLFMNSKVLFKTVRKDANLSKLKPVIVHVNYHPDKLPRMLAIVEFFVNGKQDALKPFPDGSDW comes from the exons ATGGTGGGTCGCCGAGAGAAAGCGCAGTCTTTCTGCAAATCGAGGGTCGGCGTTGCCATAGCAATCGGAGTCCTTCTCGGCTGTGTCTTCGCCTTGTGCTTCCCCAATGGCTTTGTTTCAATTTCTAATCCGGCCCCTATTCTCAATCACCGCTTCGTCAAATCCATTTCTCAG GTTGGTTCTACCCTGTGTGAACCATCTGAACGGATCAACCTGTTGAAATCAGAGTTTGTGGCGGCTTCTGAGAAAAATGCCGAGTTGAAGAAGCAGGTTAGGGAATTGACTGAAAAGATTCGGTTGGCGGAACAAAGGAAAGATCAGGCAGAAAAACAGGTTCTTGTGTTAGGTGATCAGAAGAAAGCTGGGCCTTTTGGTACTGTCAAAGGCTTAAGAACCAACCCTAGTGTTCTTCCTGATGAATCTGTGAATCCAAGATTAGCAAAGATTTTGGAGAAAGTAGCTGTTAATAGAGAGCTTATAGTTGCACTTGCAAATTCAAATGTGAAGCAAATGTTGGAGGTATGGTTCACTAATATTAAGAGAGTGGGCATATCCAATTATCTGGTTGTTGCTTTGGATGAAGAAGTTGCAAAGTACTGTGAATCAAAAGATGTTCCAGTTTATAAGAGAGACCCCGATAAAGTCATTGATTCGGTTGCGAGGACTGGGGGGAACCATGCTGTCTCTGGGTTGAAATTTCGTATTTTGAGGGAGTTTTTGCAGCTGGGATATAGTGTTCTTCTGTCGGATGTTGATATTGTGTACTtgcaaaaccctttttttaatCTGTACCGTGATTCAGATGTAGAGTCGATGACTGATGGTCATGACAATAGGACTGCTTATGGCTATAACGACGTCTTTGATGAGCCAGGAATGGGCTGGGCTCGATATGCGCATACAATGCGTATGTGGGTTTATAACTCTGGTTTCTTCTACATTAGACCAACAATTCCTTCAATTGAGCTGTTGGATCGTGTGGCCAATCGACTGTCCAGGGAGCAGGCTTGGGACCAGGCAGTTTTCAATGAGGAACTCTTCTTCCCTTCTCATCCTGGGTATGAGGGGCTTCATGCTTCCAGGAGAACTATGGATTTCTATCTTTTCATGAATAGCAAGGTCCTCTTCAAGACTGTGAGGAAAGATGCTAATCTGAGCAAGTTGAAGCCGGTAATCGTTCATGTTAATTACCATCCTGATAAGCTTCCTAGAATGTTAGCAATTGTGGAATTTTTTGTCAACGGGAAGCAGGATGCTCTGAAACCTTTTCCTGATGGTTCAGATTGGTAA